One genomic region from Argentina anserina chromosome 2, drPotAnse1.1, whole genome shotgun sequence encodes:
- the LOC126784597 gene encoding GRAS family protein RAM1-like has product MEDIDEEGDEELLNLSLAIVTNSAHERMKKRKRRDNIDNSDLSSSTYESSDGKIFRLLQMREQMLKLDHKKKRGGRGGNNCYNDNNIYDPVGDEDGKGLQVIRMLLITATAVNENNVSSALENLAELYKSVSLCGDSVQRVVAYFADVLAARLLTRESPFYDMISKEPTYEEEFVAFTALYKVSPYYQFAHFTANQAIIEAFEKEEDKNNRSLHVIDFDVSYGFQWPSLIQSLSEKGSSGSEISLKITGFGRSLDELRETENRLLHFSKGCRNLVFEFQGLLHGSNLINLRRKRNETIAVNLVFHLNSLNNNMKISDSLKSVHLLNPSIVMLVEQEGSRSPRSFLSRFMESLHYFAAMFDSLDDCLPLESAERLNIEKNHLGKEIKSMLNYENIKEDHRKTEKSTETWKARMESHGFEGINLSSKSKIQARLLLKIRTHYSPLQFEEESSTSTAAGFRVFERDDGRTLSLGWQDRYLLTVSAWHCHCVS; this is encoded by the coding sequence ATGGAAGATATAGATGAGGAGGGGGATGAGGAGCTTTTGAATCTCAGCCTTGCCATTGTTACAAACTCAGCccatgaaagaatgaaaaagagaaagagaagagataATATTGATAATAGCGATCTCAGTTCATCAACATATGAAAGTAGTGACGGGAAGATATTCAGGCTACTGCAGATGAGGGAACAAATGCTAAAACTAGACcacaagaagaaaagaggaggaagaggaggtaACAACTGCTACAATGATAATAACATCTATGATCCTGTTGGTGATGAAGATGGTAAGGGCCTCCAAGTAATCCGCATGTTGCTCATAACAGCCACTGCCGTTAATGAAAACAATGTGAGCTCAGCTCTGGAGAATCTTGCAGAGTTATACAAAAGTGTTTCCTTGTGCGGCGACTCAGTGCAACGAGTTGTGGCTTACTTTGCAGATGTCTTGGCAGCGAGGCTTCTCACCCGAGAATCGCCATTCTACGACATGATTTCCAAAGAGCCAACGTATGAAGAGGAGTTTGTAGCCTTTACTGCTCTATACAAGGTTTCCCCCTACTACCAGTTTGCTCATTTTACAGCCAACCAGGCCATAATTGAGGCATTTGAGAAAGAGGAAGACAAGAACAACCGTTCCTTGCATGTAATCGACTTTGACGTTTCCTATGGTTTTCAGTGGCCTTCACTAATACAATCTCTTTCCGAAAAGGGAAGCAGTGGTAGTGAGATATCCCTCAAGATTACGGGATTTGGAAGAAGCTTAGATGAACTGCGAGAGACGGAGAACAGATTGCTTCATTTTTCCAAGGGATGTCGCAACCTCGTTTTTGAGTTCCAAGGGTTGTTGCATGGTTCAAACCTCATAAACTTGAGGAGGAAGCGAAATGAAACCATTGCGGTGAATTTAGTTTTCCATTTGAACAGCTTGAACAATAATATGAAGATATCTGACTCATTAAAGTCTGTACATTTACTTAACCCTTCTATTGTAATGTTGGTTGAACAAGAAGGTAGCAGAAGCCCTCGAAGTTTCTTGTCGAGATTCATGGAGTCTTTGCATTATTtcgcagccatgtttgattctTTAGATGATTGCTTGCCGCTAGAGAGCGCGGAGAGGCTGAACATTGAGAAGAACCATCTGGGGAAGGAGATCAAAAGCATGCTCAACTACGAAAATATTAAGGAGGATCATCGAAAAACCGAAAAGTCGACGGAGACATGGAAGGCGAGGATGGAGAGTCATGGTTTTGAAGGAATTAATTTAAGCTCCAAGTCCAAAATCCAAGCAAGACTACTCTTGAAGATTAGAACCCATTATTCTCCCCTTCAGTTTGAAGAAGAGAGTAGTACTAGTACTGCAGCAGGCTTCAGGGTCTTTGAGAGAGATGATGGAAGGACACTTTCTTTAGGATGGCAAGATAGGTATCTGCTTACAGTTTCTGCATGGCACTGTCACTGTGTATcataa